GACTAAAAAACCGACGGGCAGAAAGACCCcataagaaaaaaaagaaaaagcaaataaaaaaaagccaaTTCCAACCGATCAGTGGCACCACCCCCACTAATACTACAGATTGTATGGAGTACCCAATTTTCTATTCTGAGTATGGTGCTTTCCCTTCTGGATCATCTACTCCTCACCAGGCCCGCCGCCACTGCTTGCTACTGCAAGCTTCTCATGCAGATGACAGTCTTCCGGTTTTCTCCCTGCCCCAGTGATGCTTGCCGGAAATACGCCCACTTTCTATCTCTGTCCACTGTGTTATGGGACCCGTGAGACGTGGCCCAATAGAAGATTATGCCGTTGGGCAGTTCGTCAATGATATCCCCAACCCCCATGCCCGAACTGCAGCTCGAAATTGTCCCGTCCAACTGGGTCGTGGATGAAGTTCGATACGTCGCCTCGCTTGGTTCTCGAAAAGGACTGTTTGCGGACTGGCGCACATTTGCTGCTTGTACTTTTTGCCTTCAAGCCAATACGTCAGGGTCTGTCCGAACCTGACCGTTCACATTCCATCTCGGTTCATACTCCATTCTGATCCGTCGCCCCCctgttcttttattttcttattccCTTTGCCCCTGGCCCTGTCTAGACCCCAACAGGCGGTTGATCAAAGCTCCCTCGATTGACCTATATCTAGTGCCCAGTTCCCACTCTAATTGAGGTCATTCAGATTTGTACAACATTACTGATTCGATGCTATGGCcaagaaaggaggaaagaataagaagaagaacaacaacaacaataacaataaGCAACGGCTACCAGTGAACGACAATCAATTATCAAACCCAGAGAGCAATCCTCCTATCGAGCCCGCCCCGGAAACGGCGGTTGAATCTACAGAAAATGGGGAAACCGATCCAGTATGCACAGCTTCCCAAATTTGAGTACCAGACTTTCGATCGTCAATATCAGACCTTCGACCGTCATACTTTGCAATTTTCATTCTATCCTGTCGCTTCTACATCAACAGACGATCTGACACCTGACAATGATCAGGGCAACAACCCCGCTGAGGCAGGAAATGCTCCAGAAGAAGGATCAAGTAGTTCCTCGACTGACACTGCATCATCTTCTGAGGCTGCAGGTAAGCTCATACATAAGTCTTCCCTTTTCCATTGCCTTGTGTGGTCCATGACCATGGAAGCTCCTCTTCCCTTATCTTGATCAATGTGTTGTTAGCAATGGCCGTTGCCTTATTGTGCTTTCCTTACTAAAGATGTGTAGAATCGTCTGAAGCCACAACGCCGTCCCCCGATCCTGTAGAGAGCTCCGGTGAGCCTGCTGCTGAGCCAGTCGAAAAAAAGATAGAGCCTGCTGCAGAAGCCGACGATGTGACGCAAACGCCCAAGGATGAGAGCGCTTCAGATGACAAGAAAGACGAGTTACCAGCCGAGGGCTCTGCTCAAAACGCAGAAGCGGAACAGGACGCCACAGATGCAAGCACCCCTGAGCAAGATGATCAAGAGCCGAAGAATGGTATGCTCCAGACAATGCCAGTGCACACAGTCAGCTGACCTTACTTATAGATACCGGCGTCTCAGAAGATGGTTCCGCTGCCGAGTTAGATAAACCCGCACCTGAGAACGGAGAAGCTGCGGAACAAGTATGTGAAGATGCTAAGGCAGAAGAATCGGCAACCAAAGAGAAGGATAACCTTGACGACGGCTCCAAAGAGACCGAGATAGTAGAGGCTCTTCCTGAAGAGGAAACGAGTAGCCCACCTACAGATGCTGAAGCTACTCCGCAGCCTGCAGATGAGCCCGCAAATCCCGATGAGACAGGCAACTCTTCATCCGATGCTCCAGCAACAGATTCAAATACCGAAGATCACCCATCTGACCCTGCACCCGGAACCGAAGCATCGACCGAAAAGGCGCCAACAGATGAACCGACAGCTACAGAGACTCAAGAGGAAAGTACAGCTTCAGCCAACCCTGACATTGACGCCGAACCAAATCCAGCGGACTCTACTGATAAGGTAGAGTCGGAATCTGCGGAAACGCCAGTTGATGAAGCTGCCGCGGATGGGGAGGGTAAAGAGAGTCCCCCGGCAGAACATGCGGAAGCCGTACCCGCTATCGAAGAGCCTGCGCCTGTAGATACCAATGAAGGCGCAGCCTCAGGCAAAggcaagaagggaaagaagaacaagaaaaagaagaagaagggcgcTACCGCAGTGGAAGAGCTCCCCCCCACTCCCCCGCCTGAGGAACCGGAACAGGTCCAGGATCCTGCTGTCGCTGAAGCAGAAGTTGAATCTGAGGTcaaggaaacagaaacagCAGCAGCGCTAAGTACGGATGAGATAAATGACAACCCGGCAGAAGACACCGCTGAACCCGGCTCACCTCCCAATGAAGACCAAGCCGATGCTGGAGCAGATGCTGCTAGTGACGATAAGAACCCTGAACCTACGGCAGCGGAGCCCACTTCTGAAGAGCCCGTTCCCGAAGAACCTTCCGTTGATAAGCCTAGCGAGGAGTCTGCTACCCTGGAAGATGCCGAGCATGTTACAGATTTATCTGAAGAACCTCCAGTCGAGCTATctccagaagaaggagctccTGAAACAGAAGGATCCCCGGAGGCAGTATCTGAGGAACCGCCAAAAGAGGAGCCAACGGAAGAGATTGTACCTGAGGGGGCTGAGGACAGTGCTAGTGCTGGTGAAGTGACTGCAGAGGTCTCTACAACCGACGAAAAGTCTtctgaaaaagaaaagccgaTCGGAGAGCCAGCCAACACGGAAGCCGCTGAGCAAACACCGGCTGATGAGGGAGTGGACGAGGCAGCAGAGCCCGCAGCTGAAGAAACTCCTGCAGAAGTTTTAGCCAACAATGAAGAAGCAGGAAGTGACGAACATCCCACCGATGCAGAAGCTTCCGGAGAAACACAAGTTGAGACACCAGCTACTACACCAGAGCCACAGGAAGATCtagtggaagaagaaagggcagaagaggagggcTCCGAGGAAACCTCCCCAGTTATTGACGCTCCTGTGGAGAAGTCCAACGATCAGGAAGCTTTGTTGGAGGAAGCGGATGCCTCCAAGGAAAtttctgctgcagatgcGCCGGAAGAAATGGTCTCAGAAGAGCCCACCACTGCGGAGGAGGCTCAGGCTGATGATCCTTCTCCTACCACTGAATCTGTTGCAGAAGAACCTGCTCCGGCGGCAGAGCCTCCTGTTGCCGAAGAAGCTCCTGTCACCGAGGaacctgctgctgctgaagaGATTCTTGTCGAGGAAGCGCCTGCTGCCGAGGAACTGCCTGTCACTGACGAGGCTCCTGCTGCCGAAGAGGCTCCAACTACTGAACCTGCCGTCACTGAAGAGGCTCCCATCGAAGAAGCCCCTGCAGAAAAGACGCCCCTCGCAGAAGAAGCCCCTGCTgctgccgaagaagctcCCGAGCCACCCACTACTCAAGAAGCTCCCGCGGCTGAATCTGCTGTCACTGAAGAAGTTCACGTTGAGGAAGCACCTGTTGAAGAGTCACCTGTTGCTGAGGAGCCACTTGTAACTAAGGAAGTGCCTTCTGAAGAAGCCCCTGTTGTTGAAGAATCTCCCGTTGTTGAGGATGAGCCTGTTGAGGAAACACCTATTCCCGAAGCAGCACCTGTTATTGAAGAAGCTCCTGTTGAGGagcctgctgctgttgaagaagctcctGCTCCCGAAGCAGCACCTATTGCTAAAGAAGCTCCTGCTGTTGAGGAACCTGTTCCCGAAGAAGCTCCAGTAACTGAAGAACCTGTTAGTGCCGAAGAAGTcgctgttgaagaagcgCCCGCGCCATCTGTATCGAGAGGAGTCACCGTCGACGAAGCCCTAGATGTTGCAGAAGCCCCAGTGGAAGAGACCCCCGTTGAAGAGGCTCCCGCTGAAGAAGCCCCTGCCGCTGTAGAGCCTCCTGTTGCCGATGACGTCCCTCCCGCTGGAGCTCCTGTGCAACCTGCTCCGGAAGACACTCCATCTGAAGAACCTGAGCAAGTTGAGGAACCTGCAGCGGACCCGCATGTCATTGAGTCAGCACCAGCTGATCCTATTATCATTGAACGCGCCCCCGCTAGCGATGATACACCTACTGAAGATACTGTCACCGACGAACCAGCTGTCGGTGAGGTACCTTTAGAAGAGCCAGACCTTGAAGATTCAGCCGCTGAAAGAGAGCTGTCCGAAGAGGCAA
This Aspergillus flavus chromosome 1, complete sequence DNA region includes the following protein-coding sequences:
- a CDS encoding PE repeat family protein, with amino-acid sequence MGKPIQYAQLPKFEYQTFDRQYQTFDRHTLQFSFYPVASTSTDDLTPDNDQGNNPAEAGNAPEEGSSSSSTDTASSSEAAESSEATTPSPDPVESSGEPAAEPVEKKIEPAAEADDVTQTPKDESASDDKKDELPAEGSAQNAEAEQDATDASTPEQDDQEPKNDTGVSEDGSAAELDKPAPENGEAAEQVCEDAKAEESATKEKDNLDDGSKETEIVEALPEEETSSPPTDAEATPQPADEPANPDETGNSSSDAPATDSNTEDHPSDPAPGTEASTEKAPTDEPTATETQEESTASANPDIDAEPNPADSTDKVESESAETPVDEAAADGEGKESPPAEHAEAVPAIEEPAPVDTNEGAASGKGKKGKKNKKKKKKGATAVEELPPTPPPEEPEQVQDPAVAEAEVESEVKETETAAALSTDEINDNPAEDTAEPGSPPNEDQADAGADAASDDKNPEPTAAEPTSEEPVPEEPSVDKPSEESATLEDAEHVTDLSEEPPVELSPEEGAPETEGSPEAVSEEPPKEEPTEEIVPEGAEDSASAGEVTAEVSTTDEKSSEKEKPIGEPANTEAAEQTPADEGVDEAAEPAAEETPAEVLANNEEAGSDEHPTDAEASGETQVETPATTPEPQEDLVEEERAEEEGSEETSPVIDAPVEKSNDQEALLEEADASKEISAADAPEEMVSEEPTTAEEAQADDPSPTTESVAEEPAPAAEPPVAEEAPVTEEPAAAEEILVEEAPAAEELPVTDEAPAAEEAPTTEPAVTEEAPIEEAPAEKTPLAEEAPAAAEEAPEPPTTQEAPAAESAVTEEVHVEEAPVEESPVAEEPLVTKEVPSEEAPVVEESPVVEDEPVEETPIPEAAPVIEEAPVEEPAAVEEAPAPEAAPIAKEAPAVEEPVPEEAPVTEEPVSAEEVAVEEAPAPSVSRGVTVDEALDVAEAPVEETPVEEAPAEEAPAAVEPPVADDVPPAGAPVQPAPEDTPSEEPEQVEEPAADPHVIESAPADPIIIERAPASDDTPTEDTVTDEPAVGEVPLEEPDLEDSAAERELSEEATDPTSEYPDTVDSLKDDPSTTTEAAAGIAAGAAAAATAAGLAHGHRKKKRRTADMDRERHSKRSSDDYPPRLERQKSTKHGGIFTNRWAEALDEAKRQHEKKIRSEERRKDKTVIVEREPGRSSGREKEHERVRRSERTERSAREKEPVPVKTRPKHSEHSSSSDRERSGSSSSRHAQSSTPKPRAFLKYMTSGESDTKPLLKINGDKAAANIYEPHRRSSTSRSHGHRHSHEGRGSTERSSGSHQTDEEDRARREARRARRKADEEEQAKQKEEPEQRHHRHSGEGHHRHHRHKRAPSPPRSGSSKLKGFFKSAIAAY